In a genomic window of Planctomycetota bacterium:
- the sufC gene encoding Fe-S cluster assembly ATPase SufC has translation MLEIRNLHAGAGDKPILKGLSLTIRAGEVHAVMGPNGSGKSTLAHVLAGRDGFTVTAGEVLYRGRNLLAMTPEERAREGLFLGFQYPVEIPGVGNAYFLRSAYNAIRKHRGQPELDAADFLKLLKEKARLVGIGESLLTRPVNEGFSGGEKKRNEILQMLVLEPALAILDETDSGLDIDALKVVAEGINRMRSPERGILLITHYQRLLDYVTPDRVHVLADGRLVKSGGKELARTLEERGYAWVEKEGAGV, from the coding sequence ATGCTCGAGATCCGCAACCTGCACGCCGGCGCCGGCGACAAACCCATCCTCAAGGGCCTGTCCCTGACGATCCGGGCGGGCGAGGTGCACGCCGTCATGGGCCCCAACGGGTCCGGCAAGAGCACCCTGGCCCACGTCCTGGCCGGGCGGGACGGCTTCACCGTCACGGCCGGCGAGGTCCTCTACCGGGGCCGCAACCTTCTGGCGATGACCCCGGAGGAGCGCGCCCGCGAAGGGCTCTTCCTCGGCTTCCAGTATCCCGTCGAAATCCCCGGCGTGGGCAACGCGTATTTCCTCCGCAGCGCCTATAACGCGATCCGCAAGCACCGCGGCCAGCCGGAGCTCGACGCCGCGGACTTCCTCAAGCTCCTCAAGGAAAAAGCCCGCCTCGTCGGAATCGGCGAATCCCTTCTCACGCGCCCCGTCAACGAGGGCTTCTCCGGCGGCGAGAAGAAGCGCAACGAAATTCTCCAGATGCTGGTCCTCGAGCCCGCCCTGGCGATCCTCGACGAGACGGATTCCGGGCTCGACATCGACGCCCTCAAGGTGGTGGCCGAGGGCATCAACCGGATGCGCTCCCCCGAGCGGGGCATCCTTCTGATCACCCACTACCAGCGGCTCCTGGACTACGTGACGCCGGACCGCGTGCACGTGCTCGCGGACGGGCGCCTGGTCAAATCCGGCGGGAAGGAACTGGCCCGCACGCTCGAGGAGCGCGGCTACGCCTGGGTCGAGAAGGAAGGAGCGGGCGTGTGA